A region of the Anaerolineae bacterium genome:
AAGCTGATGACGAAGCTGGCGCTATTGGGCAGCCGCCGCTCCGGATGCCCGGTCAGGCGCGAGTCGGGGATGGACTGGAGCACGCCTTCAATGAGCTGATCCCGCAATCCGGCCAACCTCTGGGCCTCGCTCTCCCGTTCCTCCTGAGCCAGGACCAACGCCGTGGCGAGGCCCACTGCGCCGGCCACGTTCTCCGTGCCCGCGCGCCGGTTTCGCTCCTGACCACCTCCCGTCTGCACCGGGACGAAAGGCGTGCCTCGCCGCAGGTAGAGAACCCCCACGCCCTTGGGGCCGTAGAACTTATGCGCCGAAAGCGAGAGGGAAGCCACGCCCAGCTGCTCCACATCCAGGGAGAGAAGTCCGCCGGCCTGCACGGCGTCGGTGTGAAAGGGGACCTTGTGCTCACGAGCAATGGCGGCGATTTCCTCTACTGGCTCTATGGTCCCCACCTCGTTGTTGGCGTACATGATGCTTATGAGAGCGGTGTCAGGCCGAATGGCAGCGCGCACATCCTCGGGCGCGACCAAAGCGTTCGCATCCACGGGCAGGTAGGTCACCTCGAAGCCCAGGTGCTTCTCCATCCACTGGCAAGTGTGGAGCACGGCGTGGTGCTCGACGGCCGAGGTGATGATGTGCTGCGCCTGGCGCCGCTGCTTCTGGGCCAGGGCAATTCCCCTGATGGCAGCGTTGTCGGCCTCAGTGCCGCCGGAGGTGAAGTAGACCTCCTCCGGTCTGCAGTTGAGCACCTCCGCCACCTGTTCCCGGGCCTGGCGCAGAGCCCCGGCAGCCTCTCGCCCCAGGGAGTAGACGCTAGACGGATTGCCGAACTTCTCGCTCCAATAAGGAAGCATCGCCTCCAGCACTCGCGGGTCAACCGGAGTGGTGGCGGCGTGATCGAGGTACACCAGGTGCGGATCAGATGCCATCGCCGTCAGACCTCTCTCCAATCGTCTCCAATCTCAGGCGGCCAGCCACCGAAGCCAGGGTAACTTGGGACAGCGACTCCTGTATCTGCTGGCGGATATCCCGCCACAGGGGCCGGGTGACGCAGGCCTCTACCCGGTCATGGTAGAAGCAGTTGGGCGCAGTGCCGCACTCCATAGGGAGTACGTCCCCCTCCAGGGCTCGAAGCACGTCGGCCACGGTTATGCTCTCTGGAGGGTGGGCCAGCTCGTACCCCCCCGAAGCGCCCCGGTGCGACCGGACTAGCCCGGCGCGCTTGAGGTCCTGGGCGATGTGCTCCAGGTAACGGAAGGGTATGCCCTGCTCGTTGGCAACCTCCGCCAGGGAACGAGGGCCGCTCCCATAGGACCCTGCCAGTATGGCCATCGCTCTCACTGCGTACCGCTCTCGGGCTGTGAGCTTCATTGAGACTCGCCGAATCCCTACAGTATCATATGGATTGCATTCTACTCCGGCGGACCTAGCCAGTCAAGCCGAGCGAAGCATCACGTCCGCCCTGGGCAGGCATGATGTCCCGCCCCTGCCGGGATGGAGCCATGGAGGCGGATCGACGCGTTCGCCCTGGCTCTGAACCGGTAGGGCGGCCCTTCGGTGAGAAGAGGGCGGGGCCCCGCCGCAGGCGGCCCGCTAGAAGGGCCAGGGGACGTCCAGTTCGCGGCAGAGGCGGCGGAAGTCCTCTTCCACCTTGGGGTTCAGCGGGATGCCCAGGCGGCGGCGTTCCTCTTCCTGGAGGAACTCCTTCTCTCCGGCCACGTAGATCCTGTCCTCGCCGGCCGCCTTGGGGGACTGCTTGAGCTCCCGGATGAAACCATCCATGCTGGCTTTGAACTCCTCGATGGGGCGAAACGCCGCCACGTTCAGAGCCAGGAAGAAGTGTCCGACGTTGGCAGGCCCAGGGCGATCGAGGAGTGGCGGTTGTACCCCAGTGAGGAAGGCAGCGCCGGCCAGCACGCCGCAGAGCACGTCCACCATGGCCGCTAACCCGTAACCCTTGTAGCCCCCAGTCTCGGCAGTACCGCCCAGAGGGAAGAGGCCACCGCCTTCCATGATGCGGACTGGGTCGGTGGTGGCGTGGCCCTCTGAGTCAGCGCCCCAGCCGAGCGGCACCTGAGCGCCGGCGCGACGGAAGACCTCGATCCTGCCGATGGGAACGACACTGGTGGCCATGTCGAGGACGAAAGCAAGCTCCTCGCCGGCGGGAGCGGCCAAGGAGATTGGGTTGGTGCCTAGTACCCTCTTTCGCCCGTAGGTGGGAATGGCCAGAGGCTGGGAGTTCGTGAGGGCCAGGCCGATCATATCGTGCTCGAGGGCCATCATGGCGTAGATGCCGGCGGCACCGAAGTGGTTGCTGTGGCGTACGGTGGCGCAGCAGAGACCCGTCTCCCTGGCCTTGTCAATGCACCGCTCCATGGTGCGGTAGGCGACCGGGTGCCCTAGCCCGTTGTCGGCGTCTATCACCAGGGTGGAGGGGCCCTCCGCTACCACAGTCACCTTGGGCCTCCGGTTGATAAGGCCCACCCGGGTGTTGTCCAAGTAGTAGTAGCTGAGGCGGGCCGTCCCGTGAGACTCAACGCCGCGCAGGTCAGTCTTCACCAGTACCCAGGCGACGATGTCGGCATCCTCTCGCGGCACATCAACTGCGACGAGCAAGTCAGAGACGAGCCGCTCCAACTTCTGGGCATCCACTCGTGTTGTCACTTGAACGGAACCTCCGAGTTATCTACGGTGTGGCGCAGGCGGCGCTGCTGCTCCCCAGGACGTCTACCCAGCTTCGCGTAACAGACGGCGTGACAGGACCTGACCGGCGGCAACGCAGTCCTCTGTGGTGAAGCACCGAGCTACGGCGGAATCGAA
Encoded here:
- the nifS gene encoding cysteine desulfurase NifS, whose amino-acid sequence is MASDPHLVYLDHAATTPVDPRVLEAMLPYWSEKFGNPSSVYSLGREAAGALRQAREQVAEVLNCRPEEVYFTSGGTEADNAAIRGIALAQKQRRQAQHIITSAVEHHAVLHTCQWMEKHLGFEVTYLPVDANALVAPEDVRAAIRPDTALISIMYANNEVGTIEPVEEIAAIAREHKVPFHTDAVQAGGLLSLDVEQLGVASLSLSAHKFYGPKGVGVLYLRRGTPFVPVQTGGGQERNRRAGTENVAGAVGLATALVLAQEERESEAQRLAGLRDQLIEGVLQSIPDSRLTGHPERRLPNSASFVISFIEGESMLLSLDMEGIAASSGSACTSGSLEPSAVLTAMGLPPELAHGSLRLTLGHSNTEAQVQRVIEVLPGIVERLRAMSPLAPGRGAERPTH
- a CDS encoding RrF2 family transcriptional regulator, with amino-acid sequence MKLTARERYAVRAMAILAGSYGSGPRSLAEVANEQGIPFRYLEHIAQDLKRAGLVRSHRGASGGYELAHPPESITVADVLRALEGDVLPMECGTAPNCFYHDRVEACVTRPLWRDIRQQIQESLSQVTLASVAGRLRLETIGERSDGDGI
- a CDS encoding Ldh family oxidoreductase, encoding MTTRVDAQKLERLVSDLLVAVDVPREDADIVAWVLVKTDLRGVESHGTARLSYYYLDNTRVGLINRRPKVTVVAEGPSTLVIDADNGLGHPVAYRTMERCIDKARETGLCCATVRHSNHFGAAGIYAMMALEHDMIGLALTNSQPLAIPTYGRKRVLGTNPISLAAPAGEELAFVLDMATSVVPIGRIEVFRRAGAQVPLGWGADSEGHATTDPVRIMEGGGLFPLGGTAETGGYKGYGLAAMVDVLCGVLAGAAFLTGVQPPLLDRPGPANVGHFFLALNVAAFRPIEEFKASMDGFIRELKQSPKAAGEDRIYVAGEKEFLQEEERRRLGIPLNPKVEEDFRRLCRELDVPWPF